The genomic DNA AAGTAAAAAGCAAAATTAAAATATATAATAAAAAATATTATATATTAGATTGAAAAGTAAAAATAAAAATAGTGAAATTTCAGAAATATCAATAATATTATATAATAAAACAAAAAAACACTATATATATTCGATAAAATAAAATTTAAACATATAATATTTTATGTATATATTAATAAAAGGACATATTGTGTTATAATGGTATCGTATAAAATCATTTACGGGGGTGGTATTAAAATGTTTCAATTTGAAACACAAATACACAAATTAAGACATGATGTTTTAACTGCAATAGCTAGACTTGGAAAAGAAGATAACCTTACCAGAGAAGCAATGGATAATATTCAGTATGAAATAATAAAAGGTGAGAAACCTACATACAGATGCTGTGTTTATAAAGAAAGAGCTATAATATCTGAGAGAGTAAATGTAAGTATGGGGTTACAACCAGGTCAAGATAAGATAGATTTAGATACAATGGATATAGAAGAAGATGAACAAATTATATATATTTTGGAAGCTGCATGTGACAGTTGTCCAATAAATGAATTTACAGTAACAGATATTTGTAGAGGATGTCTAGCACATAGATGTAAAGAAGCTTGTAAATTTGGAGCTATAACACATGTCGGAGGAATGGCCTATATAAATCATGAATTATGTAAGGCTTGTGGAATGTGTAAAAAAGCTTGTCAATATGATGCCATCTCAGAGGTTGTTAGACCATGTAAGAGTGTTTGTCCAACTAATGCCTTAGGATTTGATAGAGAAAATATGAAAGCTATGATACATGAGGATAAATGTTTAAACTGTGGAGCATGTATGTCAGCATGTCCATTTGGAGCAATATCTGATAAGAGTTTGATAGCTCCTGTAGCTAGAAAGTTAGTTCAAAAAGAGAAAATGTATGCGGTGGTAGCTCCAGCTATAACAGGTCAAGTTGAAGCAAATGTTACATATGGTCAAATAAAAAATGCTATAAAATCACTAGGATTTGTTGATGTATTAGAAGCAGCTTGTGGAGCAGATGCAGTTACAGTTCATGAAAGCTTAGAATTTGCTGAAAGAATGGAAAAGGGAGAAGCTTTTATGACAAATTCTTGTTGTCCAGGATTTGTTGGTTATATAGAAAAAACATACCCAAATCATGTAGGAAAAATATCTTCTACAGTGTCTCCTATGATAGCTAGTGGTAGATTTATAAAAAGTCATGAACCAGATGCTAAAGTTGTATTCATAGGACCATGTACAGCCAAAAAGAGTGAGGCAGCTAAGAAAGAATTAAAAGGAGCTGTTGATTATGTACTTACTTTTGAAGAAATAATGGCATTATTTGAGGCATTTGATATAGACTTGGCTAAGTGTTCAAATGAAGATATAGATGATGCATCAATTTTTGGAAGAGGTTTTGGAGCTGCTGGTGGTCTTACAAAAGCTATAGAAAATTATCTTGCTGAAAAAGGTATTGGTGTTAATTTTGAACCTGTAAAGATTTCTGGTTCAAGAGAAATCAAGAAAACTATGACTATGGCTAATTTAGGAAAGCTAGAAGGTAATTTTATAGAAGGAATGATGTGTGAAGGTGGTTGTATAAATGGTTCTGGTAAATTCTTATCAGGTGCAAAGGTTAAAGCCACTTTTGATAGAAAAAATTCTCAATCAACTAAGAAAAGTGTCTTAGCAAATACAAAGATAAAAGATTTTAGTAATATAAATTTAGAAAAATAAAGATAATACAAAGCAACAAAAATACATATTGTTAATAGAGTTGTTCTAAGTTGAAGTTTAACTTTTGGACAACTCTATTTTTATTTATATATTTAATTATTGAACAACAAAAATAAAAATTATATACACTTAAAATAAAAATTACATATATAATATTTTGTATATAACTTAACAAAGTATATGCCTATGTTATAATAATTTATAGAAATAAATAAAAAATACAATATACATAATAGTAGAAATATAGCAAAAAGGTGTGATTTATAGGGAGGATTACTTATGTTTGAATTTGAAACGCAACTAAAAAGGTTAAAACATGAAGTTTTAACAGCAGTAGCAAGACTATCTATTGAAGAAAATTTAACAAAAGAAAATATAGAAAAAATTCCATATGAAATAATTAAAGGAGAAAAGGCGAGATATAGATGTTGTGTTTATAAAGAGAGAGAAGTAGTTCTTGAAAGGGCGCAACTTGCATTAAGTTTAACTCCAAATAGTAAATATGGAGATATAAATCCAGATTCAGTTAGTTTGGACACAGATGAGCAAATTATATATATAGTTGAAGCAGCATGTGATAGATGTCCAATAAATGAATTTACAGTTACAGAGCTTTGTAGAGGGTGTTTGGCTCATAGATGTAAGGAAGCATGTAAATTTGGGGCAATTTCTTATATAAATGGGAGAGCATATATAAATCATGATTTATGTAAGGCTTGTGGAATGTGCAAAAGTTCATGTCAATATGATGCTATATCAGAAGTTGTAAGACCTTGTAAAAGCGTTTGTCCAACAGGAGCTTTGGATTTTAATAGAAACACTATGAAAGCAATGATACATGAAGATAATTGTATAAATTGTGGAGCATGTATGTCAGCATGTCCTTTTGGAGCAATATCTGATAAGAGTTTGATAGCACCTGTTGCAAAAAAACTTGCAAAGAAAGAAAATATGTATGCAATAGTAGCTCCAGCTATAACAGGTCAAATAGATAGTAATATTACATATGGTCAGTTAAAAAATGCTATAAAATCACTGGGATTTGTAGATATGATAGAAGCTTCCTGTGGAG from Clostridioides difficile ATCC 9689 = DSM 1296 includes the following:
- a CDS encoding 4Fe-4S dicluster domain-containing protein; translation: MFQFETQIHKLRHDVLTAIARLGKEDNLTREAMDNIQYEIIKGEKPTYRCCVYKERAIISERVNVSMGLQPGQDKIDLDTMDIEEDEQIIYILEAACDSCPINEFTVTDICRGCLAHRCKEACKFGAITHVGGMAYINHELCKACGMCKKACQYDAISEVVRPCKSVCPTNALGFDRENMKAMIHEDKCLNCGACMSACPFGAISDKSLIAPVARKLVQKEKMYAVVAPAITGQVEANVTYGQIKNAIKSLGFVDVLEAACGADAVTVHESLEFAERMEKGEAFMTNSCCPGFVGYIEKTYPNHVGKISSTVSPMIASGRFIKSHEPDAKVVFIGPCTAKKSEAAKKELKGAVDYVLTFEEIMALFEAFDIDLAKCSNEDIDDASIFGRGFGAAGGLTKAIENYLAEKGIGVNFEPVKISGSREIKKTMTMANLGKLEGNFIEGMMCEGGCINGSGKFLSGAKVKATFDRKNSQSTKKSVLANTKIKDFSNINLEK
- a CDS encoding 4Fe-4S dicluster domain-containing protein; translated protein: MFEFETQLKRLKHEVLTAVARLSIEENLTKENIEKIPYEIIKGEKARYRCCVYKEREVVLERAQLALSLTPNSKYGDINPDSVSLDTDEQIIYIVEAACDRCPINEFTVTELCRGCLAHRCKEACKFGAISYINGRAYINHDLCKACGMCKSSCQYDAISEVVRPCKSVCPTGALDFNRNTMKAMIHEDNCINCGACMSACPFGAISDKSLIAPVAKKLAKKENMYAIVAPAITGQIDSNITYGQLKNAIKSLGFVDMIEASCGADAVTVHESNELIERIKSGDNYMTNSCCPGFFKYIEKMFPDEKDRISSTVSPMVATGRLVKKIDSDAKVVFIGPCTAKKSEATEKSLKDSVDYVLTFEELMALFEAFNIDLSKCSNEDINDGSIFGRGFGASGGLAKSVQNYIAEKGLSFDFEPIKVSGPRQIKKTMTMAKLGRLEGNFIEGMMCEEGCINGAGKFLSGVKAKNTFDRKNGQSTKKSVLSNDKIKEFEDVNLER